A single Ischnura elegans chromosome 13 unlocalized genomic scaffold, ioIscEleg1.1 SUPER_13_unloc_4, whole genome shotgun sequence DNA region contains:
- the LOC124173052 gene encoding uncharacterized protein LOC124173052, whose amino-acid sequence MARNISTSGAEQFVEERLLAGLVNGSLLQHKELLEMLEDVDVRYPRQRTLLHVGVGLGRADWVQELLVRGADTDITDDSQQNALSSAEEMVRQFPEDVERSKVLNLVTLVHRRDQVIMRRLEASSSRTTDHVTPVASPECDTASLKSSVDSLRREMKSLVRQLSLSLEELKDQVSGRDALLRCLEESVTSTAKDLTRQGWAWWGGIYKSTYIRSGQSKAGVCGCHDAKD is encoded by the coding sequence atggcAAGGAACATTTCTACTAGCGGCGCtgagcaatttgttgaggagaggcttcTTGCTGGATTGGTGAATGGTTCATTACTCCAGCATAAAGAGCTGCTGGAGATGTTGGAAGATGTCGATGTTCGTTATCCACGGCAAAGAACACTCTTGCATGTTGGTGTGGGACTAGGTAGGGCTGATTGGGTGCAGGAGTTACTGGTGAGAGGGGCCGACACAGACATTACAGATGACagtcaacagaatgcattgtcttcggctgaggagatggtgcggcagttccctgaGGATGTAGAACGCTCAAAAGTGCTGAATTTGGTGACATTGGTTCACAGGAGAGACCAAGTTATTATGCGTCGTCTCGAAGCATCTTCGAGTAGGACCACTGATCATGTGACACCCgtggctagcccagaatgtgataCTGCATCTCTCAAGTCCTCCGTTGATtcattgaggcgagagatgaaatctcttgtgcgaCAGCTGAGCTTATCGCTGGAGGAACTCAAGGATCAAGTTAGTGGACGCGATGCACTGTTGCGTTGTCTAGAAGAATCCGTTACGTCAACAGCGAAGGATTTGACACGTCAAGGTTGGGCTTGGTGGGGAGGCATCTATAAGTCAACCTACATCCGATCCGGCCAGAGCAAGGCAGGAGTGTGTGGATGCCATGATGCGAAAGACTAG